One Cupriavidus oxalaticus genomic region harbors:
- a CDS encoding VTT domain-containing protein: MPSKLSANRHAIWFWLAVGTLAVLVALVALSPPFKDLADQAIGWAQATMEQHPGAGVLVFFLFSAVSAMLAFASSVVLVPPASAVWGKPLTVLLLWGGWLLGAVAAYGIGRLAYPLLARSGYADKLAKYQDYVSRRMKFWAVLLFCIAVPSEIPGYLFGTMRYPFPKFLAAMAIAEGGYAFGIVVAGESLAVDRPLPFFIAIGVLAVVAMLAGLALRSARKRMSGGNR; the protein is encoded by the coding sequence ATGCCTAGCAAATTGTCTGCCAATCGGCACGCCATCTGGTTCTGGTTAGCGGTGGGCACCCTGGCGGTGCTGGTCGCACTGGTCGCGCTCTCGCCTCCCTTCAAGGATCTGGCCGACCAGGCCATCGGTTGGGCGCAGGCGACGATGGAGCAGCACCCCGGCGCTGGCGTACTTGTCTTCTTCCTGTTTTCGGCCGTGTCCGCCATGCTTGCCTTCGCCTCGAGCGTGGTCCTGGTGCCGCCGGCCAGCGCGGTGTGGGGCAAGCCGCTCACCGTTCTGCTCCTCTGGGGTGGCTGGCTGCTGGGCGCTGTTGCCGCCTATGGCATCGGCCGCCTGGCCTATCCATTGCTCGCTCGCAGTGGTTACGCGGACAAGCTGGCGAAGTACCAGGACTACGTATCCCGGCGCATGAAGTTCTGGGCGGTGCTGCTGTTCTGTATCGCGGTGCCGTCGGAAATTCCCGGTTATCTGTTTGGCACGATGCGTTACCCCTTCCCGAAATTCCTGGCCGCGATGGCCATCGCCGAAGGGGGCTATGCGTTCGGCATCGTCGTCGCGGGGGAAAGCCTGGCCGTCGATCGGCCCTTGCCCTTCTTCATCGCCATCGGCGTGCTGGCGGTCGTCGCGATGCTGGCAGGCCTGGCGCTGCGCAGCGCCAGGAAGCGCATGTCCGGCGGCAACCGCTGA
- a CDS encoding DUF899 family protein has product MSHVTYPNESAEYRKARSALLEEEMALRRHIEAVAAQRRALPPGGEVPQDYRFERIGANGMPETVAMSRLFGPHRTLILYSFMYGPDRDTPCPMCTLLLDSVNGAARHIGQRAALYIVAKSPIARLVAWARERGWAHLQFLSTAGNSYNADYFGDSTKLPAEIRALSGGKPGEEWDDTAFNVFRLDNGTVRHFWGSDLTWAPTEADTDHRSGDAVSALWGLLDMTPEGRGQFMPKLAY; this is encoded by the coding sequence ATGTCTCACGTCACTTATCCCAACGAAAGTGCCGAATACCGCAAGGCGCGCAGCGCACTGCTTGAAGAGGAGATGGCGTTGCGAAGGCATATCGAGGCTGTCGCCGCGCAGCGCCGCGCGCTCCCGCCCGGCGGCGAAGTCCCGCAGGACTACCGGTTCGAGCGGATCGGCGCGAACGGCATGCCCGAGACGGTCGCAATGTCCAGGCTGTTCGGCCCGCATCGCACCCTGATCCTGTACAGCTTCATGTATGGCCCGGACCGCGACACGCCGTGTCCGATGTGCACGCTCTTGCTCGACTCCGTCAACGGCGCTGCCAGGCATATCGGCCAGCGTGCGGCGCTCTATATCGTCGCCAAGTCGCCGATCGCGCGGCTGGTCGCGTGGGCGCGTGAACGGGGATGGGCACATCTCCAGTTCCTTTCGACCGCAGGCAACAGCTACAACGCCGACTATTTCGGCGACTCGACGAAGCTGCCGGCGGAGATTCGGGCGTTGAGCGGCGGGAAGCCGGGCGAGGAATGGGACGACACCGCGTTCAACGTATTCCGTCTGGACAATGGCACGGTCCGCCACTTCTGGGGCAGCGACCTTACCTGGGCGCCAACGGAGGCTGACACGGACCATCGATCCGGCGACGCCGTCAGTGCGCTTTGGGGCCTGCTCGACATGACGCCCGAGGGACGTGGTCAGTTCATGCCGAAGCTCGCCTACTGA
- a CDS encoding adenylate/guanylate cyclase domain-containing protein, with amino-acid sequence MAQCTKCGCDNTAGANFCQQCGSALARQCRRCGQALAPAARFCSACGEPCSDMATAAPTAPVSYTPAHLAERIRSEQAALEARGEAAGERKTITVLFADMAGSTALIHDLDPEDAHRLITPVIDLMMEAVHYYEGYVAKSLGDGILALFGAPIAHEDHPQRALYAALRMQKAMQRHSDRLRLEQGISLQIRVGIHTGEVVVRSIRKDDLHTDYDPVGHTIHIASRMETMAALSSIFVSESTHRLAEGYFAFKPLGVAQVKGIPMPLAVYELTGIGPLRTRMQVAAHRGLACFVGRDMELETLQQALQRSVGGHGQIVAVVGEAGVGKSRLFHEFKARAPGSCLALETFSVSHGKAFAYLPLIELVKNYFQIEAHDDERKCREKVAGRVVMLDRALEDVLPYLLHLLGISEPGSALPNMDPLIRRQRTFEAITSLLARESRNQPLVLLFEDLQWLDSETEAFLDVLVERLAGARILLLLNYRPEYQHGWSHMDCYTPLRLDPLGLAEAGQLLTALLGDDPALVALKRLILAKTEGNPFFMEEVVQTLCEEKALLGEPGHYHIEQTPAALHIPTTVQGVLAARIDRLSRAEKDLLQTLAVIGKEFSLSLIQRVVVQPDEQLRLLLAQLEAGEFIYERPAFPDTEYTFKHALTQEVAGNSLLTEQRTALHQRTAQAIEALFQNQLKDHYGELARHYSLSGNGPKAVEYLQYTGQQAVQRSAYHEAISHLSAALELLGRQPDTPERAHQELVLRLAIGPALIAARGFAAPEVEATYSRALALCGQGGDTPQLFPTLVGLRTYFSLRAEHAKAYRLGKQLLRLARQTNDPEQTGEAHVALGMTAYYSGRFGVAHAHLRDALALYGAGPHLAHLNVHGVDPEVRALSASALVLWALGYPDQALRCAQDGLALARQISHPFSLAHALCQAAELHQFRREPQLTQECADAAITLSTEQGFPLWHAWTTLLSGWALAEQGQQPAGIALMQEGLAAYHATGAVLGNSHFQCLLAHAYGRQGQWQAGLDALAAAKDAVDQTGEHYCEAEWHRIKGELIRQRAAAGEQPEDEAQAQACFHKAIEVARHQHARSLELRAALDLAQLWRQQGQEPAATRLLADIRAGFTEGFDSADMQAVLAYR; translated from the coding sequence ATGGCGCAGTGCACAAAGTGCGGATGCGATAACACCGCCGGGGCCAACTTTTGCCAGCAGTGCGGCAGCGCCCTCGCCCGCCAGTGCCGCCGCTGCGGCCAAGCCCTGGCGCCGGCGGCGCGCTTCTGCAGTGCTTGCGGCGAACCTTGCAGCGACATGGCAACCGCTGCACCCACCGCGCCGGTCTCCTACACGCCGGCGCATCTGGCGGAGCGCATCCGCAGCGAGCAGGCCGCGCTGGAAGCCCGTGGCGAGGCCGCCGGCGAGCGCAAGACCATCACCGTGCTGTTCGCCGACATGGCCGGCTCGACCGCCCTGATCCATGACCTGGACCCGGAGGACGCCCACCGGCTGATCACGCCGGTGATCGACCTGATGATGGAGGCGGTGCATTACTACGAGGGCTATGTCGCCAAGTCGCTGGGCGACGGCATCCTGGCGCTGTTCGGCGCGCCGATCGCGCACGAGGACCATCCCCAGCGTGCGCTGTACGCCGCGCTGCGCATGCAGAAGGCGATGCAGCGCCACAGCGACCGGCTCAGGCTGGAGCAAGGCATTTCGCTGCAGATCCGGGTCGGCATCCACACCGGCGAGGTGGTGGTGCGTTCGATCCGCAAGGACGACCTGCACACCGATTACGACCCGGTCGGCCACACCATCCACATTGCCTCGCGCATGGAGACCATGGCCGCGCTGTCGTCGATCTTTGTCAGCGAATCCACGCATCGGCTCGCCGAAGGGTATTTCGCGTTCAAGCCGCTTGGCGTTGCGCAGGTCAAGGGCATCCCGATGCCGCTGGCCGTGTACGAGCTGACCGGCATCGGGCCGCTGCGCACGCGCATGCAGGTGGCGGCGCACCGCGGCCTTGCGTGCTTCGTCGGGCGGGACATGGAACTGGAGACGCTGCAGCAGGCGCTGCAGCGGTCCGTCGGCGGACATGGGCAGATCGTGGCGGTAGTCGGCGAGGCCGGCGTCGGCAAATCGCGGCTCTTCCACGAATTCAAGGCGCGCGCACCCGGCAGCTGCCTGGCGCTGGAGACGTTCTCGGTGTCCCATGGCAAGGCCTTTGCCTATCTGCCGCTGATCGAGCTGGTCAAGAACTACTTCCAGATCGAGGCCCACGACGACGAACGGAAGTGCCGCGAGAAGGTCGCGGGCCGCGTGGTGATGCTCGACCGGGCCCTGGAAGACGTGCTGCCATACCTGCTGCACCTGCTGGGCATCAGCGAGCCCGGCTCGGCATTGCCGAACATGGATCCCCTGATCCGGCGCCAGCGCACGTTCGAGGCGATCACCAGCCTGCTGGCGCGCGAGAGCCGCAACCAGCCGCTGGTGCTGTTGTTCGAGGACCTGCAATGGCTGGACAGCGAGACCGAAGCCTTCCTGGATGTACTGGTCGAGCGCCTTGCCGGCGCCAGGATCCTGCTGCTGCTGAACTACCGGCCCGAGTACCAGCATGGCTGGAGCCATATGGACTGCTACACGCCGCTGCGGCTGGACCCGCTGGGCCTGGCGGAAGCCGGGCAACTGCTCACCGCGCTCCTTGGCGACGATCCGGCGCTGGTGGCCCTCAAGCGCCTTATCCTGGCAAAGACCGAGGGCAATCCCTTCTTCATGGAGGAGGTGGTGCAAACCCTGTGCGAGGAGAAAGCGCTGCTTGGCGAGCCGGGCCATTACCACATCGAGCAGACACCCGCGGCGCTGCATATCCCGACAACGGTGCAAGGCGTGCTTGCCGCCCGCATCGACCGCCTGTCCCGTGCCGAAAAGGACTTGCTGCAAACGCTGGCCGTGATCGGCAAGGAGTTTTCCCTCAGCCTGATCCAGCGCGTGGTCGTGCAGCCGGACGAGCAGTTGCGCCTGCTCCTCGCCCAGCTGGAGGCGGGGGAATTCATCTATGAGCGGCCGGCGTTCCCCGACACCGAATACACGTTCAAGCACGCGCTGACCCAGGAGGTGGCCGGCAACAGCCTGCTCACGGAGCAACGCACCGCGCTGCACCAGCGCACGGCCCAGGCAATCGAGGCGCTCTTCCAGAACCAGTTGAAGGATCACTACGGCGAACTGGCCCGGCACTACAGCCTCAGCGGCAACGGTCCGAAGGCAGTGGAATACCTGCAGTACACGGGACAGCAGGCCGTCCAGCGCTCCGCCTACCACGAGGCGATCAGCCACCTGAGCGCCGCGCTGGAGTTGCTCGGCCGCCAGCCGGATACCCCGGAACGCGCGCACCAGGAGCTCGTGCTGCGGCTGGCCATCGGGCCGGCGCTGATCGCCGCCCGGGGCTTTGCCGCCCCCGAAGTGGAGGCGACCTACAGCCGCGCGCTGGCCCTGTGCGGCCAGGGCGGCGACACGCCACAGCTGTTTCCGACGCTGGTCGGGCTGCGTACCTATTTCTCGCTGCGCGCGGAACATGCGAAGGCTTACCGGCTCGGCAAGCAGCTGCTGCGGCTGGCCAGGCAGACGAACGACCCGGAGCAGACGGGAGAAGCGCATGTCGCGCTCGGGATGACCGCGTATTACTCCGGAAGATTCGGCGTCGCGCATGCCCATCTGCGCGATGCCCTTGCACTCTATGGCGCAGGACCGCATCTCGCCCACCTGAATGTCCATGGCGTGGATCCGGAAGTGCGCGCCCTGTCGGCTTCGGCGCTCGTGCTCTGGGCGCTTGGCTATCCCGACCAGGCCCTCCGGTGCGCGCAGGACGGGCTTGCGCTGGCGCGGCAGATATCCCACCCCTTCAGCCTGGCGCATGCCCTGTGCCAGGCAGCAGAACTGCACCAGTTCCGCCGCGAGCCCCAGCTCACGCAAGAATGTGCCGACGCTGCCATCACACTGTCGACCGAGCAGGGTTTCCCGCTCTGGCACGCGTGGACGACGCTCCTGAGCGGCTGGGCGCTGGCGGAACAGGGGCAGCAACCGGCAGGCATCGCGCTGATGCAGGAAGGGCTGGCGGCCTATCACGCCACGGGCGCGGTACTGGGCAATTCGCACTTCCAGTGCCTGCTGGCCCATGCCTACGGACGCCAGGGACAATGGCAGGCGGGGCTGGACGCGCTTGCAGCGGCCAAAGACGCGGTGGATCAGACCGGCGAGCACTATTGCGAAGCGGAGTGGCACCGTATCAAGGGCGAGTTGATACGGCAACGCGCGGCGGCCGGGGAGCAACCTGAAGACGAGGCGCAAGCGCAAGCGTGTTTCCACAAGGCGATCGAAGTCGCTCGCCACCAGCATGCCAGGTCGCTGGAATTGCGGGCCGCGCTGGATCTGGCGCAGCTATGGCGGCAGCAAGGCCAGGAGCCAGCCGCTACCCGGTTGCTGGCGGACATCCGGGCTGGATTTACCGAAGGCTTCGACAGCGCTGACATGCAGGCCGTGCTTGCGTATCGTTGA
- a CDS encoding AraC family transcriptional regulator — MDTLVRAAALTNFFEVAGELGLNTQPLLRTARLSRALLAEPDQRIPVGACATLLEAAAKAANCPTFGLRMAESRQLSDFGVMSLLISQQPTLRAALATIIRYRHLVNESVSILLEEAGGAVIIRQEIVLDQPSRQGTELALGVVFRLCRALLGSHWRPLSINFTHPAPDDLRVHRRIFGCPLEFDSEFNGIVCRAADLDAPNPTGDPAMARYAERFVDTLPRINAPSIGRDVRNAVYLMLPMGRATCEGVAQGLGLSLRTMQRQLDEAGETFTDILNEVRRELALRYVENPQYAMLRVAELLGYSSASTFTRWFSIQFGEPPLAWRRRHAHPAGSEGMQR; from the coding sequence TTGGACACGCTGGTACGTGCCGCGGCACTGACCAATTTCTTTGAAGTGGCCGGCGAACTCGGCCTCAATACGCAGCCTTTGCTGCGCACCGCCAGGCTCAGCCGGGCGCTTCTCGCAGAGCCGGACCAGCGCATCCCGGTGGGCGCCTGCGCCACCCTGCTGGAAGCCGCCGCCAAGGCCGCGAACTGCCCGACCTTCGGGCTGCGCATGGCGGAATCGCGGCAGCTTTCGGACTTTGGCGTGATGAGCCTGCTGATCAGCCAGCAGCCCACGCTGCGCGCGGCGCTCGCCACCATCATCCGCTACCGGCACCTGGTCAACGAATCGGTGTCGATCCTGCTGGAAGAGGCCGGCGGCGCGGTCATCATCCGCCAGGAAATCGTGCTGGACCAGCCTTCGCGCCAGGGCACCGAGCTGGCGCTGGGCGTGGTGTTCCGCCTGTGCCGGGCCTTGCTCGGCTCGCACTGGCGCCCGCTGAGCATCAACTTCACGCACCCGGCGCCAGATGACCTGCGGGTCCACCGGCGGATCTTTGGCTGCCCGCTCGAATTCGACAGCGAATTCAACGGCATCGTGTGCCGGGCAGCCGACCTCGACGCGCCCAACCCGACCGGCGATCCGGCGATGGCGCGCTATGCCGAGCGCTTTGTCGACACGCTGCCGCGCATCAACGCGCCCAGCATCGGCCGGGACGTGCGCAACGCCGTCTACCTGATGCTGCCGATGGGCCGTGCCACCTGCGAAGGCGTGGCGCAGGGCCTGGGACTGAGCCTGCGCACCATGCAGCGCCAGCTCGACGAAGCCGGCGAAACCTTCACCGATATCCTCAATGAAGTGCGGCGCGAACTGGCGCTGCGCTATGTGGAGAATCCGCAATACGCCATGTTGCGGGTGGCCGAGCTGCTGGGATACAGCTCGGCCAGCACGTTCACGCGCTGGTTCTCGATCCAGTTCGGCGAGCCGCCGCTGGCATGGCGCCGGCGGCACGCGCATCCTGCAGGCTCTGAGGGAATGCAGCGATGA
- a CDS encoding VOC family protein: MPSKNTICLWYDRDALDAANFYAETFPDSAVKAVHRAPGDYPDGKQGDVLTVEFTVAGIPCLGLNGGPHFKHSGAFSFQIATDDQAETDRLWNAIVGNGGQESECGWCKDRWGLSWQITPRALTAAVFDSDPAAAKRAFEAMMTMRKIDIAKIEAARRGT; this comes from the coding sequence ATGCCGAGCAAGAATACGATCTGTTTGTGGTACGACCGCGACGCGCTGGATGCCGCGAACTTCTATGCCGAGACGTTCCCCGACAGCGCTGTCAAGGCTGTCCACCGCGCTCCCGGCGACTATCCCGACGGCAAGCAAGGCGATGTCCTGACGGTCGAGTTCACCGTTGCCGGCATTCCCTGCCTCGGCCTCAACGGCGGCCCGCATTTCAAGCACAGCGGGGCGTTTTCCTTCCAGATCGCAACGGACGACCAGGCCGAAACCGACCGCCTGTGGAACGCCATCGTCGGCAATGGCGGGCAGGAAAGCGAATGCGGCTGGTGCAAGGACCGCTGGGGATTGTCGTGGCAGATCACGCCGCGCGCGCTGACCGCGGCGGTATTCGATTCCGATCCCGCCGCGGCCAAGCGCGCCTTCGAAGCGATGATGACGATGCGGAAAATCGATATCGCAAAAATCGAGGCGGCCCGGCGCGGAACTTGA
- a CDS encoding AraC family transcriptional regulator: MSYYLRSASLTNYVEVARAVGLDPHQQMRAARISRDVLLDPDIRIPAALVGRLLDASARAAQVDDFGLRMAELRQFSNLGPLAFVVREQPTLRRALESMVRYMGLQNESLAMRLEESEGLVIIRLHVLSEESGVLRQATDLAVGVMFRMLSLFLGTSWRPRSICFTHPAPASVATCMRVFGIEPLFNQDFDGIVCAAADLEAPLPSYDPAMAGQVKRYLGSLLAQANATAPDKVRKLVYVLLPTGMCSVDRVAQHLGVDRRTIHRRLAREQTSYSEILNQVRAGLVVSYIENPDRPLSEVATLLGFTSLSTFSRWFSGEFGCSVSKWRSRQAQPV, from the coding sequence ATGTCCTACTACCTGCGCAGCGCCAGCCTTACCAACTACGTCGAAGTGGCCCGCGCCGTCGGCCTCGATCCGCACCAGCAGATGCGCGCGGCCAGGATCAGCCGCGACGTGCTGCTCGATCCCGATATCCGCATCCCCGCCGCGCTGGTCGGGCGCCTGCTGGATGCCTCGGCACGCGCCGCGCAGGTGGACGACTTCGGCCTGCGCATGGCGGAGCTGCGCCAGTTCTCGAACCTGGGGCCGCTGGCCTTCGTGGTGCGCGAGCAGCCCACGCTGCGCCGCGCGCTGGAGTCCATGGTGCGATACATGGGCCTGCAGAACGAATCGCTGGCCATGCGCCTGGAGGAATCCGAAGGGCTGGTCATCATCCGGCTCCATGTCCTGAGCGAGGAGTCCGGCGTGCTGCGCCAGGCCACCGACCTTGCCGTGGGCGTGATGTTCCGCATGCTGAGCCTGTTCCTGGGCACCTCGTGGCGCCCGCGCAGCATCTGCTTCACGCATCCGGCGCCCGCCAGCGTGGCCACCTGCATGCGGGTGTTCGGCATCGAACCGCTGTTCAACCAGGATTTCGACGGCATCGTCTGCGCCGCCGCCGACCTGGAAGCCCCGCTGCCGTCCTACGATCCGGCGATGGCAGGCCAGGTCAAGCGCTACCTTGGCAGCCTGCTGGCGCAGGCCAACGCCACCGCGCCGGACAAGGTGCGCAAGCTGGTCTATGTGCTGCTGCCCACCGGCATGTGCTCGGTCGACCGGGTGGCGCAGCACCTGGGGGTCGACCGGCGCACCATCCACCGCCGCCTGGCGCGCGAGCAGACCAGCTATTCCGAGATCCTGAACCAGGTGCGTGCGGGGCTGGTGGTCAGCTATATCGAGAACCCGGACAGGCCGTTGTCGGAGGTGGCGACGCTGCTGGGATTTACTTCACTGAGCACGTTTTCGCGCTGGTTCAGCGGCGAGTTTGGCTGCAGCGTGTCGAAGTGGCGGTCGCGGCAAGCGCAGCCCGTGTAG
- a CDS encoding quinone oxidoreductase family protein: MAKIVRMYETGGPEVLRYEDAQVGDPGAGQVRIRHVAVGLNYADTYFRNGTYPVPLPSGMGVEAAGVVQAIGPGVTNVAVGDRVTYTGFINTLGAYSTERLVPAAPLIRLPDTIGFETAAAMTMRGLTSAYLMRRIHAFQPGDAILLHAAAGGVGLIVSQWAKLLGLTVIGTVSSEAKAEVARAHGCDHIINYSHEDVARRVRELTDGVGVAVVFDSVGKNTFAASLDSLRRRGTMVCVGTASGPIPPFDPVLLAMKGSLFLTRPALADYIFDPAEKAQLAGELFDHVGSGRIRIEINQRYALEDAVQAHHDLESRKTTGSSIFVI, from the coding sequence ATGGCAAAGATCGTCCGCATGTATGAGACTGGCGGCCCCGAGGTATTGCGTTACGAAGACGCGCAGGTGGGAGACCCCGGCGCAGGGCAGGTGCGCATCCGCCACGTGGCGGTGGGCCTGAACTACGCCGACACTTACTTCCGCAACGGCACGTATCCGGTGCCGCTGCCGTCCGGCATGGGGGTCGAAGCCGCGGGCGTGGTGCAGGCCATCGGGCCGGGCGTGACCAACGTCGCCGTGGGCGATCGCGTCACGTATACCGGCTTCATCAACACCCTGGGCGCCTACAGCACCGAGCGCCTGGTGCCGGCGGCGCCCCTGATCCGCCTGCCCGACACCATCGGCTTCGAGACCGCCGCGGCGATGACCATGCGCGGCCTGACTTCGGCCTACCTGATGCGCCGCATCCATGCATTCCAGCCCGGCGACGCCATCCTGCTGCACGCGGCAGCCGGCGGCGTCGGACTGATCGTGTCGCAATGGGCCAAGCTGCTGGGCCTTACCGTGATCGGCACGGTGTCGAGCGAGGCCAAGGCCGAAGTGGCCCGCGCCCATGGCTGCGACCACATCATCAATTACAGCCATGAAGACGTGGCCAGGCGCGTGCGCGAACTGACCGACGGTGTCGGCGTGGCGGTGGTGTTCGACAGCGTCGGCAAGAACACCTTCGCGGCGTCGCTGGATTCGCTCCGGCGCCGCGGCACCATGGTCTGCGTAGGCACCGCCTCCGGCCCGATCCCGCCGTTCGACCCGGTGCTGCTGGCGATGAAGGGGTCGCTGTTCCTGACGCGCCCGGCGCTGGCCGACTACATCTTCGATCCCGCCGAGAAGGCGCAACTGGCCGGCGAACTGTTCGATCACGTCGGCTCCGGTCGCATCCGGATCGAGATCAACCAGCGCTACGCGCTCGAAGACGCGGTGCAGGCGCACCACGACCTGGAGTCGCGCAAGACCACCGGTTCGTCGATCTTTGTCATCTGA
- a CDS encoding polysaccharide pyruvyl transferase family protein: MPAPAFHEQAGAAAFTILFGAFDRHNFGDLLLAHVVRRMIRRHGPYANLRYGGLAGRDLRPHGGHRVHALARLSATVGDAAVDVIHVGGEILTCSLWEAAVMLLPPGQAEAVVAQLDSRPHARTAWARDQLGVPDLVPYLLPENLFANLRRVIVHAAGGIDLGSVEPGMRAEVVAKLGAATSVGARDRQTRSVLAGNGIDCRLEPDPAVLVAELFGERIRRRAGHGECARIGSGFPGGYLAVQCSADFGDDETLSQLASQLERVARDRHLGVVLFRAGAAPWHDSLACYRRLAARLCGTPVALFRSLELWDICALIAHSQGFIGSSLHGGIVAGAFALPRLGLLRPAQAPEASKQVAFAAAWGAAGAPAAVPVEKLAAGMDQALAIGPAQRTELAREWAAACRAAFRLVQDG, translated from the coding sequence ATGCCAGCGCCCGCATTCCATGAACAGGCAGGCGCGGCGGCCTTCACGATCCTGTTCGGCGCCTTCGATCGCCACAACTTCGGCGACCTGCTGCTCGCGCATGTGGTGCGACGCATGATCCGCCGGCACGGTCCCTATGCCAATCTCCGTTACGGAGGCCTTGCCGGGCGCGACCTCAGGCCCCATGGCGGCCATCGGGTCCACGCCCTCGCGCGTCTTTCCGCCACCGTGGGCGACGCCGCCGTCGATGTCATCCACGTGGGCGGCGAAATCCTGACCTGCTCGCTGTGGGAGGCGGCCGTGATGCTGCTGCCGCCCGGGCAGGCCGAGGCAGTGGTGGCGCAGCTCGATAGCCGGCCGCACGCGCGAACGGCGTGGGCGCGCGACCAGTTAGGCGTGCCGGACCTTGTTCCCTACCTGTTGCCTGAGAACCTGTTTGCCAACCTCAGGCGCGTGATCGTTCACGCGGCCGGCGGCATTGACCTTGGATCGGTCGAGCCCGGCATGCGGGCCGAGGTGGTGGCCAAGCTTGGTGCCGCCACCAGTGTCGGCGCAAGGGACCGGCAAACCCGGTCCGTGCTCGCCGGCAACGGCATCGATTGCCGCCTGGAGCCGGATCCGGCGGTGCTGGTGGCGGAGCTGTTCGGCGAGCGCATCCGCCGGCGCGCCGGCCATGGCGAATGCGCCCGCATCGGGTCGGGTTTCCCGGGCGGATACCTGGCGGTGCAGTGCAGCGCTGATTTTGGCGACGACGAAACCCTGTCACAGCTGGCGTCGCAACTCGAACGCGTTGCCCGGGACCGGCACCTGGGCGTGGTGCTGTTCCGCGCCGGTGCCGCGCCATGGCATGACAGCCTGGCTTGCTACCGGCGCCTCGCCGCGCGGTTGTGCGGCACGCCCGTTGCGCTCTTTCGCTCGCTTGAGCTGTGGGATATCTGCGCGCTGATCGCGCACAGCCAGGGCTTCATCGGCAGCAGCCTGCACGGCGGCATTGTCGCGGGCGCCTTTGCCTTGCCGAGACTGGGCCTGCTGCGGCCCGCGCAAGCGCCCGAAGCCAGCAAGCAGGTTGCGTTCGCCGCGGCCTGGGGCGCGGCCGGCGCGCCAGCGGCCGTGCCCGTGGAGAAGCTTGCGGCGGGCATGGACCAGGCGTTGGCAATCGGACCCGCACAGCGCACGGAGCTGGCCCGGGAATGGGCCGCGGCATGCCGGGCCGCATTCAGGCTGGTTCAGGACGGATAG
- a CDS encoding TauD/TfdA dioxygenase family protein has translation MRVQQLTCALGAELSGVNLADAVRDDGLFAEIRALLLQHRVLFLRDQKFSRAEHVAFASRFGELEDHPVAGSDPEHPGLVRIYKTPDQPNDRYENAWHSDTTWREAPQFGAVLRCVECPPVGGDTMWANMALAYERLPDHIKTEIADLRARHSIEASFGAAMPIEKRLALKAQYPDAEHPVVRTHPDTGEKVLYVNAFTTHFTNYHTAGRVRFGQDANPGASDLLRYLVSQAYIPEYQVRWRWAPDSVAIWDNTATQHYAVMDYPPCHRKMERAGIIGTRPY, from the coding sequence ATGCGAGTCCAACAACTCACTTGCGCGCTGGGCGCCGAACTGAGCGGCGTCAACCTGGCCGACGCGGTGCGCGACGACGGCTTGTTCGCCGAGATCCGCGCGCTGCTGCTGCAGCACCGCGTGCTGTTCCTGCGCGACCAGAAGTTCAGCCGTGCCGAGCATGTCGCTTTCGCCAGCCGCTTCGGCGAGCTGGAAGACCATCCGGTGGCCGGCAGCGACCCGGAACACCCGGGCCTGGTGCGCATCTACAAGACGCCCGACCAGCCCAACGACCGCTACGAGAACGCCTGGCACTCCGACACCACGTGGCGCGAGGCGCCGCAGTTCGGCGCGGTGCTGCGCTGCGTGGAATGCCCGCCGGTCGGCGGCGACACCATGTGGGCGAACATGGCGCTGGCGTACGAACGGCTGCCCGACCACATCAAGACGGAGATCGCCGACCTGCGTGCGCGCCACAGCATCGAAGCCAGCTTCGGCGCCGCCATGCCGATCGAGAAGCGCCTGGCGCTGAAGGCGCAGTATCCCGACGCCGAACATCCGGTCGTGCGTACGCACCCGGACACCGGCGAGAAGGTGCTCTACGTCAACGCCTTCACTACGCACTTCACCAACTACCACACTGCCGGGCGCGTGCGCTTCGGGCAGGACGCCAATCCGGGCGCGTCCGACCTGCTGCGCTACCTGGTGAGCCAGGCCTATATCCCCGAGTACCAGGTGCGCTGGCGCTGGGCGCCCGACAGCGTGGCGATCTGGGACAACACCGCCACGCAGCACTACGCGGTGATGGACTACCCGCCGTGCCACCGCAAGATGGAGCGGGCCGGCATCATCGGCACGCGGCCGTACTGA